In one Nicotiana sylvestris chromosome 8, ASM39365v2, whole genome shotgun sequence genomic region, the following are encoded:
- the LOC104219864 gene encoding cell division control protein 2 homolog A — MDQYEKVEKIGEGTYGVVYKARDRVTNETIALKKIRLEQEDEGVPSTAIREISLLKEMQHANIVRLQDVVHSEKRLYLVFEYLDLDLKKHMDSSPEFSKDPRLVKMFLYQILRGIAYCHSHRVLHRDLKPQNLLIDRRTNALKLADFGLARAFGIPVRTFTHEVVTLWYRAPEILLGSRHYSTPVDVWSVGCIFAEMVTQRPLFPGDSEIDELFKIFRVMGTPNEDTWPGVTTLPDFKSAFPKWPSKDLATIVPNLDGAGLDLLDKMLRLDPSKRITARNALEHEYFKDIGYVP; from the exons ATGGACCAG TATGAAAAAGTTGAGAAGATTGGGGAAGGAACATACGGTGTAGTGTACAAGGCTCGTGATCGTGTAACTAATGAAACAATTGCGCTGAAGAAAATAAGGCTGGAGCAGGAAGATGAGGGAGTACCAAGCACAGCTATTAGAGAAATCTCTCTTTTGAAAGAGATGCAGCATGCTAATATTGTGAG GTTGCAGGATGTTGTGCACAGTGAAAAGCGATTGTATCTAGTTTTTGAATATCTTGACTTGGACTTGAAGAAGCACATGGATTCATCTCCTGAATTCTCTAAGGATCCACGTCTGGTTAAA ATGTTTTTGTATCAAATACTCCGTGGTATTGCTTATTGTCATTCTCATAGAGTTCTTCATCGAGATTTGAAGCCTCAAAACTTGCTGATAGATCGACGTACAAATGCTTTAAAGCTTGCAGACTTTGGATTGGCTAGAGCATTTGGTATTCCTGTCAGAACTTTCACTCATGAG GTGGTGACATTGTGGTACAGGGCACCAGAAATACTGCTGGGATCACGCCATTATTCTACTCCTGTTGATGTGTGGTCAGTTGGTTGCATATTTGCTGAGATGGTGACTCAGCGCCCTCTGTTTCCTGGTGACTCCGAGATTGATGAACTTTTCAAGATTTTCAG AGTGATGGGTACTCCAAATGAGGATACATGGCCTGGAGTGACTACTCTGCCTGATTTTAAATCTGCCTTCCCAAAATGGCCTTCTAAG GACCTGGCAACTATTGTCCCAAATCTTGATGGAGCAGGCCTTGATCTTCTTGAT AAAATGCTCCGCTTGGATCCCAGCAAGAGAATCACTGCCAGGAATGCCCTTGAGCATGAGTACTTCAAGGATATTGGGTATGTTCCGTGA